One Astyanax mexicanus isolate ESR-SI-001 chromosome 3, AstMex3_surface, whole genome shotgun sequence genomic region harbors:
- the mreg gene encoding melanoregulin, with protein MGAAFRSFCAKWCCCCCCEDDDEDEKRPLLGNETLEYFDREAKKRRDQETNLWSEPGDPSHSERDDDRVLYNLLQSREQTRMGSQGYRRLSVDIEAMREVRREVRDKWKMILENLGFMAEADSLLNVSASTSYDRMRNAAVARSLLQTLHSETSIFNSKEPPPERYLFTLDRLIYLDAADDFVAKARRFYPPKDDDDDEEEDPMAINLPLLLSRLNQNMSAGDDEEDDDEGESSGHD; from the exons ATGGGTGCGGCCTTCAGGAGTTTCTGTGCCaagtggtgctgctgctgctgctgtgaagatgatgatgaagatgaaaagAGACCTTTATTGGG taatgAAACATTAGAGTATTTTGACCGTGAGGCCAAAAAGAGGCGGGACCAGGAGACCAACCTGTGGAGCGAACCAGGAGACCCATCCCACTCTGAGAGAGATGATGACCGGGTCCTTTATAACCTCCTGCAGAGCAGAGAACAAACACGCATGGGCTCACAG GGTTACCGGCGACTGAGTGTGGATATTGAAGCTATGAGAGAGGTGAGGAGAGAAGTGCGGGACAAATGGAAAATGATCCTGGAGAATCTGG GCTTCATGGCTGAGGCTGATTCATTGTTGAATGTGTCTGCGAGTACGTCATATGATCGTATGCGAAATGCTGCAGTTGCCCGATCGCTTCTCCAAACACTTCACTCAGAGACATCCATCTTTAACAGCAAAGAGCCTCCGCCTGAGAGATATCTCTTCACCCTG gACCGGTTGATCTATTTGGATGCAGCTGATGATTTTGTGGCCAAGGCTCGTCGTTTTTACCCTcctaaagatgatgatgatgacgaagaGGAAGACCCTATGGCTATAAATCTGCCACTCCTTCTTTCCCGGCTGAATCAGAACATGTCTGCAGGAGAtgatgaagaggatgatgatgaagGAGAGAGCAGCGGACACGATTAA